The Syngnathoides biaculeatus isolate LvHL_M chromosome 16, ASM1980259v1, whole genome shotgun sequence DNA segment TCCGATGATGAATGTCCAGTCTCCCTAAAGACGGGTTTCCTCCGCATCGACAGAACCGGCCTTTAGTTTGGCCAGGGCGGCATGGATCCTGAACTGCGTACGAGATTCCATGGAGTATTCTTTGTAGTTATGTCTAGAATTCAAAAGAAAGCGTTAAGTGCAGGGAAATGGTATCACTATTTCAATAAACAAACGGCGTAGGATGTTTGAATCAATTACCAATAAATTACTGCGCAATTATTTCAAGTCCTGCCATAATACATTTCTGACTTTTTATCGTAGTGTCTAATGGCAGCGAAGCTCTGAGCTACTTTATGAGCAGCAAGGCCAATTTATACAAAAATGTATAGCAAATATCCAGGATGCTCTAGCAACATCTTTGTGTTCCATGAAGCTGCGCCACCTAAGGTACCAGACAGGGACTGCACTGTACTATTCCCGAGTTGGACAGTTTaagtcagtgatttccaacctttatagagccgaggcacatattttacaattgagaAATCCCacgacacaccaacaaaagtaaatgtcaccaaaaatggatagattaattactgtatgtacttcctgccatctaatagaagaggatttttttgttctgtctgtcattgtgcctcattggcataaaaagatgaataaagatacattgtttcttataaatattattttttttttgcaattacataaaatcgGATAACTTCCCACAACAAActtgaagagcgctcacggcacactaatgtaccccggcacactgtttggtaATCACTGGTTTAAGTGCAATGAAGAACCAAATAAATGGGAAAACAACACACGTGTTGGAATTAGTTTGCCAAACCTTAAACTAGGTAAGTGGGGGGCAGTACCGGataaatatcaaatattttggATCGATTGGTATATCGCagctaaaaaaattataattgtcTTAATTTTTGGGGAGAGTGCAGGGACGACACGCACCAAAACAAGATAAACCAAATATGTAGGTGTAAGATTAAATTTTTTACGAGTTGCAAAAATGTAAGATCTTCAAATGGTTTTCAAAAATTTTCCAGAAAGTAGTACTTTCTAAGCACAATACTTGGCTCTAAAAGTACCGTCATtatgacaaaaatcaaaatgcagTGGCATACTGGGaccaagtgttcatcaaaaacaaggcaGGTTTTATTATTAAAAGGTATACTTAATATTgtaagaaaattaaaaactatgcttaaataattaaatcaaaatatattgcaaataaaaattaaaaaaattgaaaactgttgtaaaagataaaatgtaagtgtattttccttaaaattgaaatactgtacaactgaaaaatgtcatgtaaatgttatgcaataaaaaaaaaataccgtaaCATCACATactatttgaacatttaattctaTGATTCATTTGCATATCACTACTGGTACTTGTTCCATATGCACTTTGCTCATGTCGGTATTGATCTAACTATTGCTGTATTCTTGCTTTATATGCAACACTGAGTTCATTTAATAGCAACCTACTTGGCCTTGTGGAGCAGTTTGATGGCCTCGTCTCTTCGACCTTGTTCAATGTAGAGGAGACTTAGCTCCACTAGGGAGTTGGGAATGAGATAGTGGTCGAACCTGAGCTTCTTCTCACtgtaccaggaaaaaaaaaaaaacagctatgcTTGACATTCATTTGAACGTTTTTAAAACTTGCATCTTACAGTCAGGTGGACTGAAAAAGTGAAAGGCTTTCTTTATTGTGGTCCAACATTTTAAGTGTATTTTTTAGAATATTTGCTTCAAATTATGGGAAGTAGTTGTAGGGGAGGTTAGTTCCCCTGAGGAGGGCGCCAACCACTTCCTTCAAGGCAATCCTCGTGACCATAGTATGTTGCCATGAACCACAAATAATTTTCCACAGTACAGTGTTATTCTGTTCACACTAGATAAAAATAGCTCTTTGACTATGGCTGTCTTTTTTGTGTATGGTGAAGGAGAGGTAATTACCTGAATTTGGAAGCGCTCACCTCGAACAAACTTTATGAAAGCATTCCTCAGCACCGTGGAGGAGCCCTTGGTTTTTCAAACACATTCCCTTCAGCAGGTGGattacacagcggtcatccagtGTATACTCATTCTCTGTGAAGGTGCAAGAAGATAAAAACCTCAGATGTCACATTTTGTGTTGCATTTCGATAAAGGGGAGAACTGAGGACCTGAAGACTCCAACAGGGCCCGCTCGGCCTCCACTAGCGTCTGCATCATGCCTTCAGTCAGCTCCGATCGGTTCTTGATCATACTAAAACCATTCCACATGTACATCATCTCCTGGAATACAGCAGTGGATGAATGTCAAGGGCTTTTTGGGGTTTCGTTACGGAATTGAAGTCTTACCAGCACGGGCACTTTTAGCCTGACTGGGCATTGAGCTGAGTAGCGGCGAGCTTTGCGGATTGCAAATTTCTCAGTGGGTGGAGACTTGCCTGCTATCTTCTGCTTGAAGGCAGGCACTTGTCTAAAGAGAAGAGGAAGCCACAACTCATGGGTCTGAGCAGAGTTGGTCCCAACGCATGCTAAGCACCCGCTTAGAGTCCTGGGACCAAATTGGGCTCAAACTACCAATTACGAAATGGAGGgcctcaaattcaaattttgctCTATAGAGACATGGGACCAGCGCTGGGTTTGGAGTTGAACAAAGTGCCTGAATCTTTTGAGGGAGTTTGTGGTCTTATGGAGCAGTGCAACAACTAGTGCAATATCCATCTCCTTATTTACTAAATGCACTATATTGTCATgagctatattttttttattgacacacTACAGATTAAAATGCTGTTAGGAATAGTGGCGCCTTTGGAAACGAATATCTGCTCTATTAACCAAAGATTAAACTGTGTGTATAAAAATGTCCATTAAAGTTATGTTATGGAGCTTCCCTAATCATTTCTCTCACAGCATGGTTGATTGGGAATCACCGACCTAAATAGATCCACCTCATCCTCTCCAAAGGGACGTTCCTCTTCCATAGGCAGCATGCTGAGATAAGCGGCTTTCATGTAGATGTACATAGCCTAAGAGAAACAAATTGGATTCTTACATATACATTCTACTCGATGTGACAGTCACTGGCATAATAGGATGATAACAACAATTAGACTAGTTTTTCCTTATGTGCACCTTGGACCAGCGACTTTCCTTGCTCAGCAGGTCAGCATAGAAATAGGCCATCTTCCATGCTCGCTTATAGGTGAAGCACCACATCAGCTCCCAGTAGCACATGTGGTGGAACTGTTTCCATGCTTGCTGGGCCTTGCAGCCGTCTTCAAATAGAGCCACTGCCTGGTGACACAACCGTCCCGGCATGCATAACATGCAAAAGCAACATTGTGTTTGACTCGAATGAAAGCATCCATGTTAGCCTTAAGCTTAGTGCATCTTAGATTATGTCTATAAAagataaaatgtttcatttctgcCTTTACAACTCCAAAATGAAACCACTCATTCACACTGATGCCTACGGACAAAGAATTAACAAATTAAGtgagcatgcatgttttggggatgtgggaggaagtacccggggaaaacccaggCATACACAGAAACCACAGGAGCCAAGATTTGaatccagaacctcagaactatgaagcaGACATGTCAATCATGAGGCCACCATGGTGGCCACCTCAAAAGTCTTACAttaggagtgtcaaactcatatttgttgttggccacattgtagttatgatttccctcagagtgccattatgactgaagtataaaaatctttaatcgcctcatcatgtctatttatccattttctttgccacttatcctcacgagggtcacggggagtattggagcctatcccagctgtcaacgggcaggaggtggggtacatgctgaactaattgccagacaatcgctgggcacatcacggcaaacagccgcactcacaatcacacctaagggcaatttagagtgtccaattattgttccatgtttttgggaggtaggaggaaaccagagtgcccgaaaaaaagccacgcaggcatggggagaacatggaaactccacacaggcgggtccgggattgaacgggATTGGgatagaaatgtgaggccaatgctttaccagctgatccaccgtgccgccggcctcatcatatttatacatgaaaTTTACGAACTAGTTTTGGACTCAGAAATCCAGAgacatgggtttttcaactcgTGTTGGTggtagtaacacaaaaatgcttgcaatatctccatgttatcatttatgatttgacaatttaaatttttaatacacattttaaaaagaatcatggaagttgacacatgatttgccttcttcatgggccacataatatcatctggcgggccagatctgacccccgggccttgagtttgacacctacgTCATATATCATTCAATCAAAACTAAGCAAAAATGCTGACATTTTGATGATGTGGATGACATTTTGAGGATGTGTGTCACCTAATGACAACAACAGACGCTTTGCCAGTCAGGAAATGAACAATAACAGCAAATGAATGCGAGCCTTCTTCCTGGAAGACTTTATAAGAAAAGCACACACCTCATCGATGTTTCCTTTCATCTCTTCTGCCCTGCCAGCAAAGAAAAGGAATATTGCTCCCTGTACAGAAAAAGAGATTATTAAAGCTACTTCTTAGCCACCACTCATATTACTTCACACTTATTCCTGTTTGCAAGAAGACATGAGTGGTGGCAGTTATTTTAATCTTGTTTCATGGCATTCTCATGAATTTATTTCTATACTCTGGTAATGGTGTCGAGTTTGCTCTGTGGGAAGGGCAGGCATGCACGTATGGAGTAGATGGAGCAGACACGGTGATTGGTTGCTGATGTCAGGTGCAGTTGAACAGGTTGTAAaacacgggggaaaaaaatgtgtaataatgTTCAAATAAGAATAGTTAGAGAGTAGACGAGTTAAGAATTCTATTCAAAGTTCTTAACAACTAGATTATATTTACAACCACCATGactcatcataaaaaaaaatctacaagaGCTCCTCTCTTAAGTTACTTTAGAAATGAATAATTACTGACAACTGGAATGTATCCCAATGAATGTCTTCTGGTTTTTGAGCTAATATAGCAGGTACGCAGAAAACACACCCATTTTTAAGCAACTTTGTGAGTGTTTAACTGATCTCCCTAGCCGTAATTTAGAATAAAAATGTGCTACAGGGGTGGCAcatctggaaagtgttggcctcacaattctgaggacctgggttcaatcccaggcctccctgtgtggcgtttccattttttccccatgcctgcgtgtgttttctccgggcactccggtttcctcccacaccctaaaaacacgcaacattaattggacactctaatttacccctaggtgtgattgtgagtgcgactgttgtctgtctccatgtgccctgcgattgggtggcaaccagttcagggtgtaccctgcctcctgcccaaagatagctgggagaggctccagcactcccgcgacccttgtgaggaaaagcaactccgacaatggatggatgtgtctaCAGGGGTTTATCCTTTACTGTTAGAATTTTGTTTACAATGGTGCAATTTCTGCCATCCCTCAATGATAAAGATATTTTCTTGTCAGTCGTTCTAATTGCCTTTCTCTTTTAACTACGACCTATCTGGGTAAACTCACATAACTGTAGGTACAGGAAAACATACTATTAaacatccatcatttttttttagccgcttatcctcacaagggtcccgggagtgctagagcctatcccagctgtcaacaggcaggagacgggggacaccctgaactggttgccagccaaccgcagtgCACATTTAGAcgaacaacagccgcactcacaatcacacttaggggcaattttagagcatgtttttgggatgtgggaggaaaccagggtgtccggagaaaacccacacaggcatggggagaacatgcaaacgccacacaggtggggccaggattgaacccaggtcttcagaactgtaaggccaatgctttaccatctgatccaccattTTGCtattaaataattgttttttttttcttggtcaaTATGACAATTCACCCCCTCCCTCTCAGATATAGTGAAACATTGCTGTCGGTTTAGCTTGAGgcaaaattttaaatgcaacTTCATTTGATTTTGTGGAAGACAATGGTTGGATAAGAAAGATTTCACAGTTCAGAAATTCCTTATTACTCCTTCCAGCATTCAGTGTTTCCACACACAACATAATTGATATAGATCAGTGGCTCTCAAAGTTTTTTCAACAAGTATCACTTAAACAAAATACCTTGCCTTCCAAATGCCACCATCATGACCAACATGCAAATACTGTAGTGAAGTAGGTCCAAGTGTTCAGAAAAACAATATCTATACCAACCCTATTTCACAAGTATATTTATTACAGTACTGGTAATGTAATGCTGGTTTTGAACATCATTCTAGGAACACTTACTGTACATCTACTATGGTACTGTTTTTTAGTAGTAGTGTTTATTTTTAGGTGATACTTGGTGTAAAACGTTTGGGAACCCCTGCATTAGAATATACAACGTAGTTGGGCTCCTTAGTGAGGAATTTGATAAATTGCACTTTccatagccatccatccattttcttagccgcttatcctcacaacggttgtggggagtgctggagcctatcccagctgtcaacgggcaggagccggggtataccctgaactggttgccagctaatcgcagggcacaacgagacaaacagctgcactcacaatcacacccaggggcaatttaaagtgtcacattaattttgcttgtttttgggatgtgggaggaaaccggagtgcgtggagaaaacccaagcaggcacagggagaacatgcaaactccacacaggcgggcccaggattggacccgggacctcagaactgtgaggccaacgctttccagctgtgccaccgctttttatatacagtacaagttGATTGAGTTGCGAGCATGGTCACTGAACAAATTTAACTTAACTTAATCACAAAATACCATTTGTGAATGTGTGCTTAAAAGTGTTCATTATATAGGGTAagccaaaaaatgtgacatttgaacTATGAATATTTGATCAACTAAAATAGATTAAAATGGCCTTCATCTTGAAAACTAAAATTCTAATCAAATTTCCAATAACATTCAAACAGATTTATAATAACCAATTTCACAAGTGCATTCAATTTTGCCTGAATTTCACCTGCATAGAAGAACAATTGCGGGAGGAAATGTACAGTGATTTTCTGTCTTGAAccaggaaaaaaagataaagggTTAGATTCCGAACCACGCCTGCAGTAGATGAAATGggcaaagtttttgtttttttttggggggggggataattgaCACATATTTTCAAGCTGTATGTAACTCCTCAGAATATCAGTCTTTCACACACTCCTATCAACCTCAAGCATGCTTACTGGATAACACTCGCTCTActcttaaacatacagtaacacACTAGTATTGTACACCATGAACGTTTTATACCTTGCAATAccaacataatttttttgttttttgttagttttgtttTAGGATAGAAAGTGtttattccatttaaaaaaatacaacattcactcaaatccccaaaaataaaaattatggatagtatgaatattaaaaaaaaaaaaaaaaatctgcaattcaCTGAATCCTTACTAGATGAACCACAAcatggtgaaatgttcactgtaaATGAATACAGGAACAATATagttcaaaatcaaatcaaaatttgaTATCTGAGCCCAAAGTGGCTTTGTCATTAATGATGTATTATGCcatcatacagtatgtacttctTCATGTTCGAAGTCACAATTAATAATGTTACTTTTTCTGCTGTTGTTGCTACAAGCTATCATTTTGAGATTCTGCAAGCCACTCACCCGAGGATACCGCAGCCTGAATATTTTCAACAATCTTTCAGCTTCTACCACATGTCCCTCACCTGTTCCTGAGGAGGAGACATAAAACATCTTACAGATCGCGAAGCAGGAGCGGCTGATCATTCGGACATATGAagactattttttattttatttatttatttggtttacCGAGTATGAATGTGAGAAAGGTGTAGTAACAAAGCAGTAGCAGAGCACACAGCATGGAGCGCAGATTCAATGCTGTCGCGCCATCATCAAGCAGGGACAAACCGTACTCCTTAAACAAATATGTAGATGAGATCATTGTGTAATCTATAGACATTAATTGATATGCAAATGAGATTTGAGGCATCGGTTGGATATGATTGAGTGCACCAGTCACGTACCTTATCTCCCGAGAAGCCTGCAAACTCTAAAACTTTTAGTATCCGTGGCGGAAATAAAGAGAgtgtctaaaaaaatatatagaaaaagTGAGCTGTAAAATACATTATACACGGGATCTTTTTGTAGTATAGCGACATCATACCAGATTAAATGCTCCGATTCCAAAAGAAATTCCACCCTCTAAGTGATTGTGGCTTGGTCCTTTAAAACAGGTTTGAGATTTTACATAGGAATGCAAGTCTCTGGAAAACAAAGTTAATAATGTCAGAAAAAGCCCTTTAGGAGCACAGAGTTTAATGAACTGACAAATTCGACAAGCACAAATCACTATAAATATATCTTTTGTCATTACCTTTTTTCAATGCCTtagtgttttttcttctttcctttatCTTTAAAATTGAGCGTGATTGAATAACAGTGATTAAAGATACTGTGTACACAGTATGACAAACGTCTTTGGACACACCCTTCAAATCAATTACTCAATTAGCGATGGAAGCAGTCTACAAATTTGACTCGACCTTCATATATAATATTACATCTCATCTTGTGACCTGTTGTGGAGGTCATAATTCACAATTGCATTGTACATAGTTACAGCATGTAGAGCTACTTACTTGTAAATCAGGTAGCTGTTTCGTACTTTGATCCCACCTTTGATAAAACTCACCATATTCTCATCCTacaaagaaatattttgtgCTGTCATTTGTCTTCAATATGCAAGGaccaattttgttttgtgataATTGGGATAAATGCAAAGATAATCACAGTGTACATATTAGATGAGTGTACCTGTAGGAAGGTGAGAGCAGCTCTTTGCAGTTGGCATTCTGCATAACACACTTCAGCATGAAGCTGCTCTGCACATGCATGGCATaatattaaatactgtacaggaATAGATAGAATAATGATATTGTCTAAACATCCCGAAATGCCGCGTATcaaaatttataatttttttttgtccaaaaatgGGTCAATTTTTAATGGGCCGGCAGGAAGTCAGTCACAGCATTGCTATTGTACTGATCACATACTGTAGCACTGATACCAAGTACATATTTTCTTGGCAAATACTTAGTTTAAAGTCATGTTTGTTGTAATAAACTAATACACATTGAGCTGAAAAAGTATAGAAGGAGATCCTTCAACGATAAAGACAAATTCCTGGGGTGGCCATTCATATGGTGACATCAGATCTAAATTCAAATCACTTCATGACCAAAGAGTACTGAAATGCTTGAATTcagtcttccatccatccattttctgagccgcttatcctcatgagagtcgcaggagtgccagGGCCCATCCCAACTAtcatcaggtaggaggcagggtgtaccccaaggGGAGatcatgcatactccacacaggttgggctggaatttcaaccccggtcctcagacctgtgaagCCAATGTActgcagctgtgccaccgtgccgcctgaattCAGTCTtactattttatattttgtactaTCCATGTTCAGAACGTTGGCCATTAGCCAATTGCAAGCCACTTACTATATATACAAACTGAAAAACAACCGatgacactcacattcacatcaagAAGCTATATGAGCAACATAATCTGATCAAACCCCCAAAACAGGTTAGCCCAAATCTTGTGTATGCTGTGCTAACAAGAATATCTACGGGTTGCTGTCATAAATGGTTTGAACCCCAACTTGATAATTTTCTATATGATTTGTGGCTGGTGTCTTCAAACAAGagttaaatacatttataatcATTGGTATACACAAATAtgatatttaaacacaaacaaaacctaAACACCATATATTGTCCTCTTTGGTGACTCTGGGGTGACTTCTAGTGTTGAACGACATGAATTAGACATTTTAGAGGTTTAAAGTTCCGACAGGTGCGCCGTCTGAGTCAGCTGCTATTGGGTTCCATCATTTACCCTTCCTGGAAGGAAGTACTTTCACCTGTTCATCAGGTTATGCATACTGTCTAGCTgattggcaatttagagtctcaataTAACCTAACATGCTTTGTTGTTAGAGGAAAACGACGTTCACAAATACAACCAACACAAGCATGAGGAGaactaaacagaaaaaaacaactgagaTTAATAGAACGACAAACCGCTGAACTATAAGGCAGACAGGCTACTTAATTCTCTATACagacttattttatttattttgaacataTAGTAAATGTACACAGTATATAATTACTAGAATCCTGAGATGCCCAAATGAAATGAGTATAGTAAGGCACACAGTAGTCACCTGCTTTCCATTAATTTGCACCATTTACAAAGCACGCTGACTGATTTTCATATTGAAGCACAAATATACATATCCTTCTGGGCTTCATATTTTTCTACaatctccattaaaaaaattttatttgtatatttttcaaaaattttaaaGAGGCCTAATATTGGACATACAAAACTCCCCCAGAAATTCAACATTACAAAACCACTGCAAATGCAATAGTGGTTGTTATGCTCACTTTTCCACAAATGGAtaaggataatggatggaaaaaattaACACAAATACGTCTTAGagtcttcagattttttttttttttttttggggggggggaggggttctTTTACGAACAGTCCTTCTTTGTCAATCCAGTTGTCTTTACTGGTAATCACACTGGAGAGGGCcttattttgttgttgcaatGCACCAGAGGTATCTGTGACCTGCAATCCCAGgatgaggcagccattttgcattcacacaatagcagacatcaaaataaattatttcgGAGATGAATGAATACGTATGAATTTCTGAAAGTGTCGGAACTGTTGCATAGCTTCAAGggaaaatccagtggtttgcattaacaatgtatccaataggtcatgtaatatgtactctatcttgacaatgtgatgttaaatccactCCCATTtagtagtgttttgagaagatttttatcgacaattacgaattttcaggggcgctgccattttcgcgagtcacatcacctacgtgggcgtatgtgacatgttacgtgctgttccaaacgcttgattacatgggactcGATTATGCGCAGCGCTGATTTTTCggatttgtcctcatctgatgaagacatagcaatatcggttgatcgggaagaccgaggaatacttccatacacatccgtgagcggcacagccgtgTGTGGCTCTCCAATGcttggttgattgggaagacggaagattacttccatacacagccatgagcgactcggccgtgagcggctcgaccactcagttgatcgggaagacggatgaATACTTTcatacggatttgaacctgtggctgtaaataatgccgccaaGCGGCAGAGccatgagctcgctccccggccGGGCGATCTTCTTGCTCGGCCGGGGAGCTCAGCTCACAGCTCCTctgctctgtatggaagtattcctccgtcttcccgatcaaccgatactgctatttcttcatcagatggggataaatccgagaaatcagcgctgggcgtaATGGTCTCCTATGTAATCGAGCTTTTGTAATGGCACGTAACACATCACATATgcccatgtaggtcatgtgactcgcgaaaatggcagcgcccctgaaaatttgtaatagTCGATGAaaaacttttcaaaacactattaaatgagagaggatttaacttcacattgtcaagatagagtacatattacatgacctattggatacattgttaatgcaaaccactggatttcccctttcagTATTTGTATGATTGCATGAAAGGACAAGAAAGAATAGCCAAAGTCAAAAAATACACATCGATGAATGACAagggtggagggagaagagtgaggcttcagggagaagagacagcaactttaaatacttggggtcaacagttcAGAGCGATGttgactgtggtaaggaagtgaagaaatgggtccaagcaggttcgAACAGCTGGGAGAAGGTTtccggtgtgttatgtgatagaagagccACATAAATCAGAGTTGAGGTCagccatgatttacggattagaaacactggcactgaagagacaaaaagAAGCAGAGCTGgtggtggcggaaatgaagatgttgaggttctctccagGAGTGAGCATCTGAAAGAAGAATCCAGTGATGGCTTTTCATATGCACCATCAATTGGCAGTCTGAATGTAACAAGGAGTCTCCAGTCACACAAGAAAAGTTGCTAACATGCTGCTTGacactttagaaaaaaaaaaaaaaaaaaaatcggcatgAGAAGGTAAGCACAGTGTTGTGTGGTTGTCACATCAGCTTCACAGTGCTGAGGTTGGGGgttcttgtgtgggttttctccaggattcCGGCTGAGACCCACATTACAAAACACGATTCTTACGTTAAGAGATAACTCGAAATtgattgtgggtgtgaatgtgagtttgtctgtttttctatATGttccctgagattggctggcgattCGTTTAGGGTGCACCAAAGTAAGGAGGGCTAACtcgaggctccagctcacctgtgacccgagtgaggataagcggcactgAATGTCCTGATAGTTGATCGGAAAAATGAGTAGGTGCTCAATTCGGGATGTATCATTGCAGTCACCATGATAAAGACTTTGCGTTTGTAACTGATACAACCATCCCCGTAGCGTATGCAAGTAGGATGATAGTTGATATATGCCGTTTTTCTTTATCTTTCATATATTTTGACAGAGCAATAGGAAATACATGTTATTAAAACAGATGCGAAAGCTTTAAATTTGGTGGAAAAATACACATCCAAGGTAAAAATGAAGCAGCTGAATTAACTTTTACCTTCAGTGAGTGGCTCCATGGTGGACTTCCCTAAATTTGGAGATTTACGGCGAAACCTGAAACGATGTTACCATAGCAACAAAATATGTACGTTACTATTCTGTGTGCGATGACAAACCAGTTTCTCATAATACATATGAATGTCAACTAAATATGACAGCAGGTAGATATAGGCAATAACCATCCATGCAAGCGTTCCAAATAGTAGTACAAGCAGCAACATGTTTGGAGCAGTAATAAATGCATTGGTGCAATTCTCTTTTTATAGCTCATAAAACAGGAACATAATGGCTCTTAAAACATGATTGCGGTGTTAAACGTGCTCATGAAGAAACAAGCAGCAATCGGGGTGGATGTTATT contains these protein-coding regions:
- the zgc:158403 gene encoding tetratricopeptide repeat protein 39A isoform X1, with translation MSNGKDAGAAHNSSSQMTLEESLHECMEALDLFLNNHFNESLERLRSKVGESMYHALMYATVLEMQAMMTFQHDDICNAGATMKSAQDLCQRFRRKSPNLGKSTMEPLTEEQLHAEVCYAECQLQRAALTFLQDENMVSFIKGGIKVRNSYLIYKDLHSYVKSQTCFKGPSHNHLEGGISFGIGAFNLTLSLFPPRILKVLEFAGFSGDKEYGLSLLDDGATALNLRSMLCALLLLCYYTFLTFILGTGEGHVVEAERLLKIFRLRYPRGAIFLFFAGRAEEMKGNIDEAVALFEDGCKAQQAWKQFHHMCYWELMWCFTYKRAWKMAYFYADLLSKESRWSKAMYIYMKAAYLSMLPMEEERPFGEDEVDLFRQVPAFKQKIAGKSPPTEKFAIRKARRYSAQCPVRLKVPVLEMMYMWNGFSMIKNRSELTEGMMQTLVEAERALLESSENEYTLDDRCVIHLLKGMCLKNQGLLHGAEECFHKVCSSEKKLRFDHYLIPNSLVELSLLYIEQGRRDEAIKLLHKAKHNYKEYSMESRTQFRIHAALAKLKAGSVDAEETRL